In Acidithiobacillus sp. AMEEHan, the genomic window CGCCATGCAGCATGCCTACCACGTCGCGCCCGCTCTTACCTCCAGTACCTACGCCGTTACTGCCGCGATTGCCCTCGTGCTGTACTCTGTAGGGGCGAGATTATCCGGGAAATATGGTGCTGGACGCGTCTATCGCTGGTCATTGCTACTGCGTTTTCTTGGCTTCTTGTTATTGCTGAGCGTTTTCTATTTGCCCATTCCAAAGGCCGTCATCGCGCTCATTGGCTTTGCCTTGATCATTCTTGCGTGGCCGTTGCAAAGTATTTCCGGAATGACATTGACTGCGCGTTTGACGCCGTTTAGCCAAGGGTCAGCCATGGGATTGTTCAACGCCAGTGGGGCGATTGCGACGGTACTGGGCACCTTTTTGGGTGGGCCTTTGGTGGCAAGCATCGGCTACCCAATTCTATCCATCCTGGCGTTGGTGGGCATACTCTTGGGTTGGATGAGTGGACAAAACTTGCAGCCAGAACAGGTCGTTCGGGAAAGTTTGGAGAAAATCAGCATGGAAACCACATGAATGGACGGTTGGATTTTGGTGAATGCCTGCTGGATGACTTTGGGGATACGCAGCGGGTTGGTGGAGCTCCCTTCAATGTTGCGTGTCACCTTTGGTCGCTGGGCAGTAACGTACGCTTTATCAGCAGATTGGGAAAGGATCCTTCCGGCGCCCGGATCCGAAACCACCTCCAGCTTTGGCCGGACGCCCGGGCAATCTTGCAAGAAGATGCGACACTGCCGACAGGGAGGGTACTCGTCCACGATTTAGGGCACGGTGAGCACCGTTTTGAAATTTTGCCCCATCAGGCCTACGACGCGATCCAATATGACAAGCCATTGGTTGACGCTACACGTAACCAATCCTTTTGGCTCTATCACGGGACTCTGGCTCTGCGCGAAAACGGTCCCAGCCGAAATACATGGCGCCAATTGGCTTCGCGTGCAAATTGGCGCTTCGTGGATATCAACTTGCGTGCTGGCAATTGGGAAAAGAACACTCTCGAGGAGTTTCTGACTGGGGCTTCGATATTGAAATGCAACCATGAGGAACTTGCCCTATTGGGAAAAGAATTTTGTCTGCAGGGAGCCGATTTAGCTGACACTATGGCGGCCCTGGGCCAGCGTTTTGCCGTAGCAGAGATATTGGTAACGGCTGGCGCCCAGGGCGCGGCGTATTGGGACGGTAGATCTCTCCATCAACATCCTGCAGTACCGGTACAAATTCGGGACACCGTTGGTGCAGGAGATGCCTTCAGTGCAGGATGGATATACGCGCGACTACAGGGACGTGCCTTTACCGAGTCCTTACGTTTGGCGAGTCAGTTAGCGGCGCAGGTATGCGCCCTGTCGGGAGCCCTACCGAGTAATCCCAAGGAATTTTATTGTAAGCTTGACTAGGCGCATTTGATGCGCCACCGTCAGACAACAGACAGGTTGAAGGAGAATTTCGTTGATCCCGTCAGAGCCCTGTTTTTCGTACCCGCGTTACGCAGGCGCCAGCCCAGCACTAGACGATGCTTACCAATTAATCGAGGATGCGAAGGTATTTTATCGTGGGCAGTTGGTAGGCACGGTTGCTAGCGTCGATCTCAACGCGCCAGCAAGCAACTACGCCGACTGTTTTGTGCGGGATTTCTTTCCGGTTGGTCTGATCATGCTATTGGAAAACCGGGAAGACGTAGTTCGATCCTTTCTTTATCTGATCATGCAGTTGCGGGGGCAGCAAGAAGATCTCGAAGGCCAACAAATTGCGCCTGGAGTTCTACCGGCCTCCTTTCGTGTGCAGCATGATGAGTCTGGCAACGAGCGAATCATTGCCGATTTCGGCGATCGAGCCATTGGCAGGGTGGCGCCAGTGGATTCAATGATGTGGTGGTCGATATTGCTGCAAGCATATGTACATTACACCGGTGATATTGCTTTTGCGCACGGCCCGGAAATTCAGCGGATGCTGCGGATGATCCTGAGTTTGTGTCTGCAGAGTCGTTTCGAGGTCTTTCCAACCTTGCCGGTCCCCGACGGCTCCTTCATGATCGATCGGCGCATGGGAGTCTACGGCCACCCTCTCGAAATTCAGGCCCTATTTGACAGTACGTTGCGTGCTGCCTCTTTGTTACTTCCAGAATCTGGGAGCCATTGGTTGTTGAATATGGCACAACGGCGGCGCGAAATTTTGCGTTCCTATGTGCAACGATATTATTGGTTGGATATGGACGTGCTCAACCGGATTTATCGTTTTGAAACGGAAATGCTTGGTGAGAATGTAGAGAATTTATTTAATATTCATCCCGAAACGATTCCCTTGTGGGTACAGGATTGGCTTCCGGATGATGCCGGGTACTTCGTTGGCAATTTGGGACCCGGAAGAATGGATTTTCGGTTTTTCGCGCAGGGTAATCTGCTGATGTTGGCAACTGGTATGGCTACCGCGAATCAGCGCGTGGCGTTGACCAACCTGATCGAACAGCGTTGGACCGACTTGATTGGGCGCATGCCCATGAAGCTGGTTTACCCCGCTATCGAAGGGGATGAATGGCGACTGATTACTGGCTCGGATCCAAAAAACATCCCCTGGTCTTATCACAATGGTGGGCATTGGCCGGTGCTGATTTGGCCTCTGGTATCAGCACTGCTGAAAAGCGGGCGAGCAGACCTCGCGGGAATGGCCTGGAATTTGGTCGAAAAGCGCTTGATGTTAAATCGGTGGCCAGAATATTACGATGGTCGTTTAGGTCGATTGGTAGGGCGACGCGCCAATATCGGGCAAGTGTGGAGTGCGGCGGGATTTCTTCTTGCGCGCTATTTCTTGGATGATCCTGGGTTGTTGCTTCGCTTAGGTATTGACGAACCTAGCCCTGCTGAGGTTAGCGAGGTGAATTCTTAGCCCATGACCGTAGACAAGCAATTGGTAGAACCGGCGGATCATCCGCAAGAAAAGGGCTCGCCGTTGCTTTACTTGGTGCTTATCAGTATCCACGGGCTCATTCGTGGCCAGAACATCGAGCTTGGGAGGGATGCAGACACCGGAGGTCAGATACTTTATGTACTTGAGCTACTTCATGCTCTGGCGGCACATCCGAAAGTTTCACGAGTTGACCTGCTGACCCGTCAAATCATCGATCCTAGAGTGAGTGATGACTATCAACAAGAACAGGAAATTCTGTCGGATGAGCCGAAAGCACATATCATTCGACTCCCTGCCGGGCCCGAGGAATATTTGCCAAAAGAGTCGCTTTGGCCGTATTTGGATAGTTTCAGCGATCATGCGATTGAATACTTACGCAAGCAGGCACAGGCGCCAAGTGTCATACACAGTCACTACGCCGATGCCGGTTACGTAGGCATGCGCTTGGCATTACAGCTTGGCGTCCCGCTGGTGCACACGGCTCATTCCCTGGGCCGCAGCAAGCGGCAACATTTGCTGGCTTTTGGCGAATCCGAGACAGTCTTGGAAGAGAAATACCGATTGTCCCATAGAATCCACGTAGAGGAAGAAATTCTTTCCACGGCTGCTCTTGTCGTGGCCAGCACCCAAGACGAGATCGATAGCCAGTACGGGATGTACGATCGAGCTAATCCTGAGCGCATGCGCGTAATACCGCCGGGGGTAGATCTCTCCCGATTCGCACCAGTTTCCCGTCCAGCGCCACCGATTGTTGAAGAGTTAAAACGCTTTCTACGAAATGCGAAACGGCCGCCAATTCTCGCTTTGTCCCGCCCAGATGAACGTAAGAACATTGCCGGCCTGATTCACGCTTATGGGAAAAATCCAGAGCTACAAGCCCGCGCAAATTTGGTCATTATTGCTGGAAATCGGGAAGATATACGTGATATGCCGGCAGGCCTCAGGCAAGTGTTAACAGAAATGTTATTCCTGATTGACTGCTATAACCTCTATGGGAAAGTTGCCTACCCACGGCAACATTCTCCCGAGGATGTCCCTGACCTGTATCGTTGGGCGGCTGATTTGGGAGGGGTATTTATCAATCCGGCGTTGACTGAACCCTTTGGGTTGACGCTGATCGAGGCGGCGGCTTGTGGTCTTCCGGTCCTGGCAACGGAAAACGGAGGCCCGAAAGACATTATCACCAACTGTAATAATGGCCTGCTCATCAATCCGTTGGACACGGATGAGATGAGCAGCAAACTGCTGGCCATTCTCAACGACGCAAGGAATCGGCGGCACTACGCGCAAAACGGGGTCGCCGCTGTGCGCCGCCATTACACTTGGCCGGCGCATGTTGAACAATACTTGGAGGCACTCAGAGAATGCCCGATGAATGCTCCCTCTACACCAGATATTTTGACCCCAAGAGAGCCTCGCGTTACCTCCAAACGACTGCTGTTCCTTGGTGTTCGTCTTTTGGACCAGTATCCGATCGGACCGGCGGATTTGGCGGCACAGTTATTTTCGCGGAAGCAGCGGGTAGCCCTGGGACTGGTGACCATGCGCCCCCTCTCCGAGCTTCTGATGCTTCTCAAAGAACGCGGCTTGGGGGTCCCCGAACTTCTCATTACTGGCGCCGGTACCTATATCCATTATGGCACAAGCCTGACTCGAGATCAGGCATGGAGCCGTCACATAGCAGTGAATTGGCAAGGTGACCGCGTCTACGATCTGCTTGCTGAAACAGCCGGCGTCCATTTGGCAAGCAGGAGTAGTCAAGGCATGTATACGGTGCATGGTTTCATTCATAGTGGCTCCGATTTTGGCGGTATCACGGCGTTAGATAGTCAATTGCATGCCCAGGATATCCCCGCTCGTGTCGTGGCAATCAATCCACAGGAGTTTTTGGTCATTCCGCAACGCGCATCTCTCGGTTTTGCCGTTCGCTATGTCGCCGATCGGCATGATATTCCCCT contains:
- a CDS encoding PfkB family carbohydrate kinase — translated: MNGRLDFGECLLDDFGDTQRVGGAPFNVACHLWSLGSNVRFISRLGKDPSGARIRNHLQLWPDARAILQEDATLPTGRVLVHDLGHGEHRFEILPHQAYDAIQYDKPLVDATRNQSFWLYHGTLALRENGPSRNTWRQLASRANWRFVDINLRAGNWEKNTLEEFLTGASILKCNHEELALLGKEFCLQGADLADTMAALGQRFAVAEILVTAGAQGAAYWDGRSLHQHPAVPVQIRDTVGAGDAFSAGWIYARLQGRAFTESLRLASQLAAQVCALSGALPSNPKEFYCKLD
- a CDS encoding glycoside hydrolase 100 family protein; its protein translation is MIPSEPCFSYPRYAGASPALDDAYQLIEDAKVFYRGQLVGTVASVDLNAPASNYADCFVRDFFPVGLIMLLENREDVVRSFLYLIMQLRGQQEDLEGQQIAPGVLPASFRVQHDESGNERIIADFGDRAIGRVAPVDSMMWWSILLQAYVHYTGDIAFAHGPEIQRMLRMILSLCLQSRFEVFPTLPVPDGSFMIDRRMGVYGHPLEIQALFDSTLRAASLLLPESGSHWLLNMAQRRREILRSYVQRYYWLDMDVLNRIYRFETEMLGENVENLFNIHPETIPLWVQDWLPDDAGYFVGNLGPGRMDFRFFAQGNLLMLATGMATANQRVALTNLIEQRWTDLIGRMPMKLVYPAIEGDEWRLITGSDPKNIPWSYHNGGHWPVLIWPLVSALLKSGRADLAGMAWNLVEKRLMLNRWPEYYDGRLGRLVGRRANIGQVWSAAGFLLARYFLDDPGLLLRLGIDEPSPAEVSEVNS
- a CDS encoding HAD family hydrolase, with translation MTVDKQLVEPADHPQEKGSPLLYLVLISIHGLIRGQNIELGRDADTGGQILYVLELLHALAAHPKVSRVDLLTRQIIDPRVSDDYQQEQEILSDEPKAHIIRLPAGPEEYLPKESLWPYLDSFSDHAIEYLRKQAQAPSVIHSHYADAGYVGMRLALQLGVPLVHTAHSLGRSKRQHLLAFGESETVLEEKYRLSHRIHVEEEILSTAALVVASTQDEIDSQYGMYDRANPERMRVIPPGVDLSRFAPVSRPAPPIVEELKRFLRNAKRPPILALSRPDERKNIAGLIHAYGKNPELQARANLVIIAGNREDIRDMPAGLRQVLTEMLFLIDCYNLYGKVAYPRQHSPEDVPDLYRWAADLGGVFINPALTEPFGLTLIEAAACGLPVLATENGGPKDIITNCNNGLLINPLDTDEMSSKLLAILNDARNRRHYAQNGVAAVRRHYTWPAHVEQYLEALRECPMNAPSTPDILTPREPRVTSKRLLFLGVRLLDQYPIGPADLAAQLFSRKQRVALGLVTMRPLSELLMLLKERGLGVPELLITGAGTYIHYGTSLTRDQAWSRHIAVNWQGDRVYDLLAETAGVHLASRSSQGMYTVHGFIHSGSDFGGITALDSQLHAQDIPARVVAINPQEFLVIPQRASLGFAVRYVADRHDIPLEHVLVVGSPQADLELLGGNILAAQIGGGSEGARLSDDVYSCQSEGLAGILEAISHYQFLDM